The stretch of DNA TTCAACCGAGACCGCGAGGTCTCCTCCCAAAATTTCATTTTCCTTTTTAACTCAGTTCTTGTCCTGTAGCTGATGGGGCTGGATTAGGGTTGTCTGCTGAGGGCTGGGCAGGCGGTTTCTTTTTGGATTTAATTATCGGTAAAACCAGCTCAGCGATGAGCAGCACCAGAATTACCGTGATTATCAAGGGAATTCCCCATGAGTTGCCTCTCAGAAACAGCGTTATCCAGCCTAAATATGGAATCCGCATTACGACTTTGCCGGCTACAAGGTCCGCTGGGACGCCTTCTCCGGTATGCCAAATCTGATGTGAGTCGTATTGGCTTTCATCGACCTCTGCGGGGTAGGGGGTGCCGTTGCCGTCTCCTTTTGTTTGGAAGTAGAGTGTTCCGTTGGCGGTGTAGCATGATACGATGCGGTGCACGATAGGGGTATCGGTTGGGTCAGTGGGGTTCTGGTAGATGATGATGTCGCTGTTGGGGTAATCGGTGTTTAATGTCTCGGGGTCTACGCCTTGAATAACGATGATGTCGCCTACGTTGAGGGTGCGTTCGAAGGGATGCAGCAGAGTCAACATGACATAATCCGGCGGGTAGGGTGGTCCGGGGCAGAAGTTGTAGGGTACACTCATGCTGCTGCTTTCCACTACCCTTAACGGAACATCCGTGTGAAGTGCCACGCCGAAACCGACAAAGAAGCCCAAGATTATACCGACGATAACGGCGATGGAGATTATGGTTTTAAGGTGTTTGCTGTGCCGGATTCTGCTGAGTGTATTCACTGTTTTTCCTCTATTGACGCTAGGCTAACTATCAGAACCATCAATAAAGCTTATGTCCATATTCCATAATCTTTCAGCAGGCATTTTACAATGATAAAATTTAAGTTTGGGCTCTGTGGCTTTGTGGGTGGAGAGTCAGCATACGAACACTGTTCAAGTACTGCCCGTTGAAGGATTACCCCTGATTCAAAGCGGCGACAACCTCGGCAAACTGATTGTGGAGGCAGCGCAGAAACAGGGCACGCCCATCCAGCCCCATGACGTCATGGTGGTTACCCATGTGGTGGTGTCAAAAGCCGAGGGAAACATCGTTAACCTAGACGAAGTCAAGCCGTCACAGCAAGCCATCGAAATCGCAAAGCAAACCAGCAAAGACCCTGCGCTAGTCGAGGTTATTCTTCGGGAAACACGCGAAATCGTGCGCTTGGGCCAAAACAGCCTCATAACCGAAACCGTCAACGGCATAGTCTGCGCCAACGCAGGCGTCGACCGATCCAACGTCAGCGGCGAACGCAATGTGGTGCCTTTACCCAAAAACCCCAATGTCTCCGCCCAGAACATACGCCGTGAAATTAAGCGTTTAACCGGTGCAGACGTGGCGGTGATTGTTTCTGATACTCATGGCAGGCCGTTTCGGATGGGCGAAATCAACATCGCTGTTGGTGTTTCGGGGTTTAAGCCGATTCGGGACCGTCGTGGCGAGAAGGACCTGTTTGGGTATACGCTGCGGATAAAGCAGACAGCTGTAGCGGATGAGTTAGCCTCTGCTGCCGAGCTAGTGATTGGGCAAGCCAGTGAGGGCATACCAGCCGCCATCGTGCGTGGCTACGACTACATAGCAGACGATGGTGCCTCCGCAGCGGTGCTTACCCGGGCTAAGGGGAAGGATCTTTTCCGCTGAAATCAAGAAGGTTCAAAAACCCCGATATCCCTATCAAAAAGCAGAGTTGAAAGAATGGAAGAACACCCCCAAACACCTAAGGAATTCTTTGAAAAAACATTACCTGCCCGATTCAAACCAGAGAAAGCTGTGGGCATCGACATAATTGCGCAGATTAACGTTTCAGGCCCGGGAGGCGGCAACTGGGCAGTCACAGTCAAGGACCAGCAACTGCATGTGGTTGAGGGCGTATCTGAGGCGCCGAATTTGACGTTGAAGATGAGTTTAAATGATTTCATGGATATGGTGAATGGCAAGTTGAGCGCGGAGAAGGCGTTTTTTACGGGGAAAGTGCAGTTTAAAGGCAACATCGCCGTGGCGCTTAAGCTGCGGGATGCAGGTTTCCTTTAATCTCCCATAAGCCTTTTAGACGTGGCTTATTCTTTCATCCCACCGGTTTTTAGGTACCCTAAAGGATAATTTAATCAAGTAGGGCGTAACGAAGGCGGTGATTATGGTTGCAACGCCGATTATGGGCAAAACGAAATCGCTGATTACCCCTAAATCCTGCCCGGATTTTGCAACTATAAACGCAAACTCGCCAATCTGCGCCATACCCAGCCCCACCCGCAGCGATGTTTTCTTGTCATAGCCAAAGAGGCGTGTGCCAAAGCCGCAGCTTGCAAGCTTGGTCAGCAGCACCGCTAGGGTGATGACTACGGCGGGTACCCAGTAAACCGCTATCTGCGAAATATCCATAAGGGCGCCCATGGAGACGAAGAATATGGCTCCGAAAACGATTTTGAAGGGGCCGATTTCCCGGTTAATTTCTTCTCGGCAACGTGAGCGGGCAACGACGACGCCGATGATGAAGGCGCCGATGGCGGCGGAGAAGCCGATTTGGGTTGCCATGATGGCGAAGGCAAAGCAGATTCCAAGCATCAGGATGTAGAGCAGCTCCTGTTTTTCCACTTTGGCGAATCGGTCAATTAGTTTTGGCAAAAAGAAGCCGCCGACAATTAATGTGCCGCCTATGAAAACGACCAGTTTTGTGATGAGCCATGCTGAGGAGGTTAAGGAGATGGTTTGGGCAACAGCGATGTTTTGCAGCATAGCCAGCAAAATAACTACAACCACGTCTTCCACGACAAGAATGCCCAGCATAATGGTCGAGGATATTTCTTGCAGTTTCCCCATGTCGCCCAGTACCTTGGCGATGATGGTTGTGCTGCTGCTTGCCAGCGCTGCTCCCAGAAACAGGGTGTTGTAGAAGCCCCAGTTCAAGAAATTGCCCACTGCCCAGCTTATAATTAGCATCAGGGTGATTTCGATGGCTGACACGCCGATGACGACTCGCCCCATCGTTTGGAGTTTGCGGATGGGGAACTCGAGGCCGATGGTGAAGAGGAGCAGTACCACGCCGATTTCTGCGAATACGTTGAGGAATTCTGTGTGCGTTATCAGGTTGAAAGGCGGCGTGTAGGGTCCGATGAGCATGCCCGCGATTAAGTAGCCGATGATGAGGGGTTGCCGGAGTTTGTGAAAAATAAAGGCAACCACTGAGGCGATTACCATGACGACGGCAAGGTCAGTTATAACTTGAATCTCAAAGCTCATCTCTTTTGAGATACCCTGCTGGGGGTTATAAGGGTAACTCACTATGAATTAGTTGTACATCTCCATCTTTACGCCTTATAGTGTCTTCTATGGGTTATGGGCATCGGATATCTCTTGGAGAATCGCTAATTTTAAATACGCCTCCAATTATACGCCTTCACATACTGGTGTCCTATGGGTGCTGGTCGTACAAACCGTCCGACATGATGATTTACCCGAGCTGTATTTCTCAGCGATAACTGTATCATCAAAAAAAGACGCCACCCCCGACCAAAACCTGGTTTTCCCACTGAAAATATCCCAAAGTAACCGTTATTTCTGTTTACCCCACATTCAAAATGCCTGCAGTACACCAGAGAATGCAGCGCAATACGGTGAATTCTAAACAATACCTTGCAAGGAATTATTGATGGAAAAAAAAGACCCTGAACCCCCCGACGGCAATGAAGAAACAAAAGCCCATGGTTCCATCTCATTATTAGATGGCGCGGAACCCCGTGTCCCCGCTATAACCCCTGAACTGCTTTTTGAAAGCAAAATTTCCCGTGACCACAGCAAGCCCCTTGAGGAGCGGCTGGAATGCTTCGAAATCATTTTCGATTCAGAAGTAGGCGACACAAGCCTCACCCGAGCCCGCAACATCGAACGCGAGGTTGGGCTGCGGCAGATTTACCTCAAATTCGAAGGCGGCAACCCAACAGGAACCCAGAAAGACCGCATAGCCTTCGCCCAAGCCCTAGACGCGTTGCGTCGAGGCTACAGCGAAATAACCGTGGCCTCCTGTGGCAACTACGGCGCCGCTATTGCGTTGGCAGCTTACCTTGCGGGGCTACGTTGCATAATCTACATCCCTGAAGCCTATCATGGTAACCGCATCAAGGAAATCAAGGCGTTAGGCGCTGAACTCGTCAAGGTGCCCGGCGACTATGAGGAAGCAGTGATTGTTTCCCGCGAGAAAGCCGAGGAAAACGGCTACTACGACGCCAACTCAGGCGGCTCCAACACCAACCTGCAGTTTAAGTCATATGGAGAAATCGCATATGAAATCTACGATGAACTCCGCGATGCCCCA from Candidatus Bathyarchaeota archaeon encodes:
- a CDS encoding cation:proton antiporter codes for the protein MSYPYNPQQGISKEMSFEIQVITDLAVVMVIASVVAFIFHKLRQPLIIGYLIAGMLIGPYTPPFNLITHTEFLNVFAEIGVVLLLFTIGLEFPIRKLQTMGRVVIGVSAIEITLMLIISWAVGNFLNWGFYNTLFLGAALASSSTTIIAKVLGDMGKLQEISSTIMLGILVVEDVVVVILLAMLQNIAVAQTISLTSSAWLITKLVVFIGGTLIVGGFFLPKLIDRFAKVEKQELLYILMLGICFAFAIMATQIGFSAAIGAFIIGVVVARSRCREEINREIGPFKIVFGAIFFVSMGALMDISQIAVYWVPAVVITLAVLLTKLASCGFGTRLFGYDKKTSLRVGLGMAQIGEFAFIVAKSGQDLGVISDFVLPIIGVATIITAFVTPYLIKLSFRVPKNRWDERISHV
- the cofE gene encoding coenzyme F420-0:L-glutamate ligase; protein product: MESQHTNTVQVLPVEGLPLIQSGDNLGKLIVEAAQKQGTPIQPHDVMVVTHVVVSKAEGNIVNLDEVKPSQQAIEIAKQTSKDPALVEVILRETREIVRLGQNSLITETVNGIVCANAGVDRSNVSGERNVVPLPKNPNVSAQNIRREIKRLTGADVAVIVSDTHGRPFRMGEINIAVGVSGFKPIRDRRGEKDLFGYTLRIKQTAVADELASAAELVIGQASEGIPAAIVRGYDYIADDGASAAVLTRAKGKDLFR
- a CDS encoding SCP2 sterol-binding domain-containing protein → MEEHPQTPKEFFEKTLPARFKPEKAVGIDIIAQINVSGPGGGNWAVTVKDQQLHVVEGVSEAPNLTLKMSLNDFMDMVNGKLSAEKAFFTGKVQFKGNIAVALKLRDAGFL
- a CDS encoding pyridoxal-phosphate dependent enzyme, with the protein product MEKKDPEPPDGNEETKAHGSISLLDGAEPRVPAITPELLFESKISRDHSKPLEERLECFEIIFDSEVGDTSLTRARNIEREVGLRQIYLKFEGGNPTGTQKDRIAFAQALDALRRGYSEITVASCGNYGAAIALAAYLAGLRCIIYIPEAYHGNRIKEIKALGAELVKVPGDYEEAVIVSREKAEENGYYDANSGGSNTNLQFKSYGEIAYEIYDELRDAPAAVAVPASNGSTLAGIYRGFVSLYNRGKTSRIPRIIAGSSYGMNPIINAFVKNMPNCCDLKPEKIHNTSVNEPLINWRSIDGDYALTAIRQSHGWAAYATDKSMLDAARLIRDKEGLNVLPASTAGLIALLDRHKKEAYPSDRYVVILTGRKA